One Leptolyngbya iicbica LK genomic window carries:
- a CDS encoding ligand-binding sensor domain-containing protein, with translation MKWVNTSLLVSGLVAITIPVSAIATSPNWAIAAVSSAASADTVHAATDATLEPTVISQGSVAVDYRIPALQKDFTGSLWLSTWRGQIARINPETGVVQAQITMPDRTISALAQDRVGRIWAGTYSGLVRVDPRSNQVTASNFTLPSNRVLSLLIDTRGFLWVGTDQGLAMVSPDQGLLMTTLRGLSGVSANVMELDNNGHLWVGTLNGLTQVNTASGAEMRVVRNIPGNIVQALTRDAQGNLWVGTPAGLFVVTPDNGQLVRRVGTMVGQNVLSLAMDANQAMWVGTESGLVTLNPYNGEIFGEVLGLPGRQTLAISPETGNKVWVGTREGLGWVSTSTGRGVPHIGFSNPGAL, from the coding sequence ATGAAATGGGTGAATACTAGCCTACTGGTAAGTGGCCTGGTTGCAATAACGATACCAGTGAGCGCGATCGCGACATCGCCAAATTGGGCGATCGCAGCGGTGTCGTCAGCCGCCTCAGCCGATACCGTCCACGCCGCCACTGACGCCACTTTAGAACCCACTGTCATCAGTCAGGGTAGCGTTGCTGTTGACTATCGCATCCCCGCCCTCCAAAAAGACTTCACCGGCAGTTTGTGGCTCAGCACTTGGCGCGGCCAAATTGCTCGCATCAATCCCGAAACTGGCGTGGTGCAAGCGCAAATCACTATGCCCGATCGCACCATCAGCGCCCTGGCTCAAGATCGAGTCGGTCGCATTTGGGCGGGCACCTATTCTGGCTTAGTGCGGGTTGATCCGCGCAGCAATCAAGTCACCGCTAGCAACTTTACCCTCCCCTCCAATCGGGTTTTGTCGCTGCTGATCGACACTCGCGGTTTTTTATGGGTGGGCACTGATCAGGGCTTAGCCATGGTGAGTCCTGACCAAGGCTTGCTAATGACGACCCTGCGCGGCCTATCGGGCGTCAGCGCCAACGTCATGGAGCTCGACAATAATGGGCACCTGTGGGTGGGCACATTAAACGGTCTCACCCAGGTGAATACTGCCAGTGGTGCCGAAATGCGAGTGGTGCGAAACATTCCTGGCAACATTGTGCAAGCGTTGACCCGTGACGCCCAGGGGAATCTCTGGGTGGGGACACCCGCCGGCTTGTTTGTCGTGACGCCGGATAATGGCCAGCTCGTGCGTCGAGTCGGCACTATGGTGGGACAAAACGTGCTGTCCCTCGCCATGGACGCCAATCAAGCCATGTGGGTCGGCACCGAGTCAGGACTAGTCACCCTCAACCCTTACAACGGCGAAATTTTTGGCGAGGTCTTGGGCCTACCTGGTCGGCAAACGTTGGCAATCTCCCCCGAAACCGGTAACAAAGTGTGGGTAGGTACCCGCGAAGGGTTAGGTTGGGTCAGCACAAGCACAGGCCGAGGCGTGCCGCATATTGGCTTTTCCAATCCTGGTGCTCTGTAG
- a CDS encoding rhodanese-like domain-containing protein, with amino-acid sequence MKSCWLKPLLLITLVMGIWGIQNHFSGAIAAPTPPVCDATMAASDSCEHLIEQTLKEIPPGFYGILKTDQLKAKLKTENPLLVDVREPTEFLRGHLPNAVNIPLRSLGDHLDDIPRDRSVILYCSTGYRTGLGVMALHLWGYDNVQGYLPSYQGWLRDNQP; translated from the coding sequence ATGAAATCTTGTTGGCTCAAACCCCTTTTATTGATCACGCTGGTGATGGGGATTTGGGGAATTCAGAATCATTTCTCCGGAGCGATCGCCGCCCCCACGCCCCCCGTTTGTGATGCCACCATGGCCGCATCAGACAGCTGTGAGCACCTGATTGAGCAAACTTTGAAAGAGATTCCTCCCGGTTTTTACGGCATTCTCAAAACCGACCAACTGAAAGCCAAGCTAAAGACTGAAAATCCGCTACTGGTGGATGTGCGAGAGCCAACGGAGTTTTTGCGAGGGCATCTACCCAATGCAGTCAATATTCCTCTGAGATCGCTCGGCGACCATCTCGATGATATTCCCCGCGATCGCTCAGTCATCCTCTATTGCTCCACTGGCTACCGCACCGGACTCGGCGTCATGGCCCTGCATCTCTGGGGGTACGACAACGTTCAAGGATATCTCCCCAGTTATCAAGGCTGGCTCCGTGATAACCAGCCATAA
- the hemJ gene encoding protoporphyrinogen oxidase HemJ, whose protein sequence is MPYYWFKAFHIIGVVVWFAGLFYLVRLFIYHVEAEAEPEPAATILKNQYTLMEKRLYRIITTPGMVVTVAMAVGLLWTNPEWLKEGWMHAKLGFVAALLFYHHYCGRVMKQLWRGECKWGSKQLRALNEAPTLLLVVIVMLVIFKNQLPTDATTWLIAGLVLFMAVTIQLYARKRRLDKERELAEATAIESADQTPEPAQG, encoded by the coding sequence ATGCCTTATTACTGGTTCAAAGCGTTTCACATCATTGGCGTTGTCGTTTGGTTCGCGGGCCTGTTTTACCTCGTGCGCCTGTTTATCTACCATGTCGAGGCCGAGGCCGAACCCGAGCCCGCCGCCACTATCCTCAAAAACCAGTACACCCTGATGGAAAAGCGGTTATATCGCATCATCACTACACCTGGAATGGTAGTGACGGTGGCGATGGCAGTTGGCCTGCTGTGGACTAACCCAGAATGGTTGAAGGAAGGCTGGATGCACGCCAAGCTCGGCTTTGTCGCAGCGCTGCTGTTTTATCACCACTATTGCGGACGAGTGATGAAGCAGCTCTGGCGCGGCGAGTGTAAGTGGGGCAGTAAGCAACTACGGGCGTTGAATGAGGCTCCTACGTTGCTGCTCGTCGTCATCGTCATGTTGGTCATTTTTAAAAATCAGTTGCCCACTGATGCGACTACCTGGCTCATTGCCGGACTGGTGCTCTTCATGGCGGTGACGATTCAACTCTATGCTCGCAAGCGCCGCCTCGACAAAGAGCGCGAACTGGCTGAGGCCACAGCGATCGAATCTGCCGACCAGACTCCCGAGCCTGCCCAAGGCTAA